The Apodemus sylvaticus chromosome 5, mApoSyl1.1, whole genome shotgun sequence genome has a segment encoding these proteins:
- the Spata2 gene encoding spermatogenesis-associated protein 2 — MDTKYKDDLFRKYVQFHEGKVDTTPGKQQPGSDESLRVAAATLLSLHKVDPLYRFRLIQFYEVVESSLRSLRSSSLSALHCAFSLLETVAINLFLFPWKKEFRSIKTYTGPFVYYVKSTLLEKDIRAILRFMGYEPELGTAYKLTELVESLQVKMVSFELFLAKVECEQMLGIHSQVKDKGYSELDVVTERKSSTEDARGCSDALRRRAESREHLTTSMARVALQKSASERAAKDYYKPRVTKPSRSVDAYDSHWESRKPPSKASLSLRKEPLAMDVGEDLKDEIIRPSPSLLTMSSSPHGSPDDLPSISPINGLGLLRSTYFSTQDDVDLYTDSEPRATYRRQDALRPDVWLVKNDAHSIYHKRSPPTKESALSKCQNCGLSCSSPLCQRCDSVLVCPSASKPSAFPSKASAHDSLAHGAPIREKYVGQTQGPDRLAPVHSKPKPSTTATSRCGFCNRVGATNTCTQCSKVSCDACLSAYHYDPCCRKSELHRFTPNNQLNYKSAQFSHLVYR, encoded by the exons ATGGATACGAAGTACAAGGATGACTTATTCCGGAAGTACGTGCAGTTCCATGAGGGCAAAGTGGACACCACCCCCGGCAAGCAGCAGCCTGGCAGTGATGAGTCCCTGCGCGTGGCAGCCGCCACCCTGCTCAGCCTGCACAAGGTGGACCCTCTGTACCGATTTCGGCTGATCCAGTTTTACGAGGTGGTGGAGAGCTCCCTCCGCTCACTGAGGAGCTCCAGCCTGAGTGCTCTGCACTGCGCCTTCAGCTTGCTGGAGACGGTGGCCATCAACCTCTTCCTGTTCCCCTGGAAGAAGGAGTTCCGCAGCATCAAG aCCTACACGGGCCCTTTTGTTTACTATGTCAAGTCCACATTGCTGGAGAAGGACATCCGAGCCATTCTAAGGTTCATGGGCTACGAGCCTGAGCTGGGGACTGCGTACAAACTCACAGAGCTTGTGGAGTCCCTCCAGGTGAAGATGGTCTCCTTTGAGCTCTTCCTGGCCAAGGTCGAGTGCGAGCAGATGCTGGGGATCCACTCGCAGGTGAAGGACAAGGGCTACTCGGAGCTGGACGTGGTGACTGAGCGCAAGAGCAGCACGGAGGATGCGCGTGGGTGCTCGGATGCCCTGCGGAGGCGGGCAGAGAGTCGGGAGCACCTGACCACGTCCATGGCTCGTGTGGCACTCCAGAAGTCAGCCAGCGAGCGAGCAGCCAAGGACTACTATAAGCCCCGAGTGACCAAACCCTCCAGGTCGGTGGATGCCTATGACAGCCACTGGGAGAGCAGGAAGCCCCCATCAAAGGCCTCACTGAGTCTGCGCAAGGAGCCCTTGGCCATGGATGTAGGGGAAGACTTGAAGGATGAGATCATCCGCCCATCTCCCTCATTGCTGACCATGTCTAGCTCCCCCCACGGTAGCCCTGATgaccttccctccatctctcccatcAACGGCCTCGGCCTTCTTCGTAGTACGTACTTTTCCACTCAGGATGACGTGGACCTGTATACCGAttcagaacccagggccacctacCGGAGGCAGGATGCTTTGCGGCCGGATGTATGGTTGGTCAAAAATGATGCCCACTCCATCTACCACAAGCGTTCACCCCCCACCAAAGAGTCTGCCCTCTCCAAGTGCCAAAACTGCGGCCTGTCCTGCAGCTCCCCCCTCTGCCAGCGCTGTGACAGTGTACTGGTCTGTCCTTCAGCCTCCAAGCCCAGCGCTTTTCCCAGCAAGGCCTCTGCACACGACAGCTTGGCCCATGGGGCACCTATACGGGAGAAGTATGTGGGCCAGACTCAGGGCCCTGACCGGTTGGCACCTGTCCACTCAAAGCCCAAGCCCTCCACCACAGCCACCTCTCGCTGTGGCTTCTGTAACCGTGTAGGTGCCACCAACACGTGCACCCAGTGTTCAAAAGTTTCCTGTGACGCCTGCCTCAGCGCCTACCACTACGACCCGTGCTGCCGAAAGAGTGAGCTGCACAGGTTCACACCCAACAATCAGCTGAATTACAAATCCGCCCAGTTCTCCCATCTCGTGTACAGATAG